A portion of the Bufo gargarizans isolate SCDJY-AF-19 chromosome 7, ASM1485885v1, whole genome shotgun sequence genome contains these proteins:
- the LOC122943679 gene encoding uncharacterized protein LOC122943679 → MQAGQGQSPGRCKATEMVVKESNVISNATLPCSVLVPQIEAKEEMSNMLSILQSNHDDSCTNVSSPVSDPIISVSTCELPSVSCDVIQCSPKVGAAAATESSRNSKNSSEVATLQKGQILNKCQISDHPNFLCDLFQIEGRYFLDSYLQDELIGPIRGLLDTGSQDTILSYSYFQQVLEVTAKKPRLKSFDGSLISVDRHFAAHQYMENLHKHLQHAFAFAQKNLEKAAVSAKTYYDLKTTQKEYQTSDQVYLYNFALDQVKERKFLPSWKGPYVIIDKLLPAVYKIKIPKGDEFIEKWVHINQLRVCHPRLQLHQMEGLPDDEE, encoded by the coding sequence atgCAGGCAGGGCAGGGTCAGAGCCCAGGCCGGTGCAAGGCTACTGAGATGGTTGTAAAAGAATCTAATGTGATTTCTAATGCTACTTTGCCTTGTAGTGTTCTTGTCCCTCAAATTGAGGCCAAGGAGGAGATGTCTAACATGTTATCTATATTACAGTCTAATCATGATGATTCCTGCactaatgtgtcttctccagtgagTGATCCTATAATCTCAGTGTCAACCTGCGAGCTGCCATCTGTAAGCTGTGATGTGATCCAGTGTTCTCCGAAGGTgggggctgctgctgccaccgagAGCAGCAGGAATTCCAAGAATTCATCAGAGGTCGCGACGCTGCAGAAAGGTCAAATCCTTAACAAATGTCAAATAAGTGATCACCCtaattttttatgtgatttgttTCAGATAGAAGGACGATATTTTCTTGATTCCTATCTCCAAGatgaacttatcggaccaatcaGGGGTTTACTTGACACAGGATCACAAGACACTATATTGTCATATAGTTATTTCCAACAGGTATTGGAGGTGACAGCAAAGAAGCCGAGATTGAAATcgtttgatggctctttgataagtgtcgACAGACACTTTGCAGCTCACCAATACATGGAGAATCTACAtaagcaccttcagcatgcttttgcatTTGCCCAGAAGAATCTGGAGAAAGCAGCCGTGAGCGCCAAAACCTACTATGATCTGAAGACTACTCAAAAGGAGTACCAAACttccgatcaggtttatctctataacttcgccCTGGATCAGGTGAAGGAAAGGAAGTTCCTGCCTTCCTGGAAGGGACCCTATGTCATCATTGACAAATTGTTACCTGcggtctacaagatcaaaattcCTAAGGGGGATGAATTTATAGAGAAATGGGTGCATATTAATCAATTACGTGTTTGTCACCCTAGATTACAACTTCACCAAATGGAAGGATTGCCGGATGATGAAGAGTAA